From the Amycolatopsis thermoflava N1165 genome, one window contains:
- a CDS encoding aldehyde dehydrogenase family protein has product MSERVTVAKTYKLFIGGKFPRSESGRVYPVTDSKGNFLANAAHASRKDVRDAVVAARKAFPGWSGATAYNRGQVLYRVAEVLEGRRDQFVAEVGAAEGLSGRRAEAVVDAAIDRWVWYAGWTDKVASVLGAANPVAGPYFSFTVPEPTGVVGILAPQKSSLLGLVSVLAPALATGCTAVVVSSAERPLPAITLSEVLATSDLPGGVANILTGRAAELGPWLASHGDVNALDPTGAEDRAELAREAAGTVKRVLAVPADEPDWTQRPDIARLRRYLEAKTVWHPMGV; this is encoded by the coding sequence GTGTCTGAGCGCGTGACCGTCGCGAAGACGTACAAGCTGTTCATCGGCGGCAAGTTCCCGCGCTCGGAGTCCGGCCGGGTGTACCCGGTGACCGACAGCAAGGGCAACTTCCTCGCCAACGCCGCGCACGCCTCGCGCAAGGACGTGCGGGACGCGGTGGTGGCCGCGCGCAAGGCGTTCCCCGGCTGGTCGGGTGCGACCGCCTACAACCGCGGGCAGGTGCTGTACCGGGTCGCGGAGGTGCTGGAGGGGCGCCGCGACCAGTTCGTCGCCGAGGTCGGGGCCGCCGAGGGGTTGTCCGGGCGTCGCGCCGAGGCGGTCGTGGACGCCGCGATCGACCGCTGGGTCTGGTACGCGGGGTGGACGGACAAGGTGGCGAGCGTGCTGGGCGCGGCGAACCCGGTCGCCGGGCCGTACTTCTCGTTCACCGTGCCGGAGCCGACCGGGGTGGTCGGGATCCTCGCGCCGCAGAAGTCATCGCTGCTCGGGCTGGTGAGCGTGCTGGCGCCGGCGCTGGCGACCGGCTGCACGGCGGTCGTGGTGAGCAGCGCGGAGCGGCCGCTGCCCGCGATCACGCTGTCCGAGGTGCTGGCGACGTCCGACCTGCCGGGCGGGGTGGCCAACATCCTCACCGGGCGCGCCGCGGAGCTCGGCCCGTGGCTGGCCTCGCACGGCGACGTGAACGCGCTGGACCCGACGGGCGCCGAGGACCGCGCGGAACTGGCGCGCGAGGCGGCCGGGACGGTGAAGCGCGTGCTGGCCGTGCCCGCGGACGAGCCGGACTGGACGCAGCGCCCGGACATCGCCCGGCTGCGGCGCTACCTGGAGGCGAAGACCGTCTGGCACCCGATGGGTGTTTAG
- a CDS encoding TetR/AcrR family transcriptional regulator: MPRPRTHDEALRLKLLDRAGELLSADGPKALSLRKLAADVGTSTTAVYSLFGGKPELVNAVYLEGFRRFGARLRGISRSGDPVEDFVRLGLAYRESALADPHLYSIMFTKALPGFEPGAEATRTARDSLAPLVDTVRAAISAGVFRAVAPEVIAVSAWGIVHGLVSLELNGNLPRDFDVAASYETALRAHADGWRSTQVRE, translated from the coding sequence ATGCCTCGACCCCGGACCCACGACGAAGCACTCCGGCTGAAACTGCTCGACCGGGCCGGGGAACTGCTGTCGGCGGACGGGCCGAAGGCGCTCAGCCTGCGCAAGCTCGCCGCCGACGTGGGCACCTCGACCACCGCGGTGTACTCGCTGTTCGGCGGCAAACCCGAGCTGGTCAACGCCGTCTACCTGGAGGGGTTCCGGCGCTTCGGGGCGCGGTTGCGGGGCATCTCGCGCTCCGGCGACCCGGTGGAGGACTTCGTGCGGCTCGGGCTCGCCTACCGGGAGAGCGCGCTGGCCGACCCCCACCTGTACTCGATCATGTTCACCAAGGCCCTGCCCGGGTTCGAGCCCGGCGCGGAGGCGACGCGGACCGCGCGGGACTCGCTCGCGCCGCTGGTCGACACCGTGCGCGCGGCGATCTCCGCCGGCGTGTTCCGGGCGGTCGCGCCCGAGGTGATCGCGGTCAGCGCGTGGGGCATCGTGCACGGGCTGGTGTCACTGGAGCTGAACGGGAACCTGCCGCGGGACTTCGACGTGGCCGCCTCCTACGAGACGGCGCTGCGCGCTCACGCCGACGGCTGGCGCTCGACCCAGGTCCGGGAGTAG
- a CDS encoding DUF1707 domain-containing protein: MRASDADRERVAQILHNALAEGRITVQELEERLDTVYAAKTLAELEPPVADLPGVSSAAVQPAAPRALTPDDRIGGVPGSKASVAVMSGVNRKGPWTVPPEHTSVAFWGGVEMDLRSARFSERHTTITAVAIMGGIDIVVPDDIIVEVTGVGFMGAFESQDRGGASTQPPPPGAPVVKVTGLAFWGAVTVVRKPRKGQGQIEG; this comes from the coding sequence ATGCGGGCCTCCGACGCGGACCGGGAACGGGTCGCGCAGATCCTGCACAACGCGCTCGCCGAGGGGCGGATCACCGTGCAGGAACTGGAAGAGCGGCTCGACACCGTGTACGCCGCCAAGACGCTCGCCGAACTGGAGCCGCCGGTCGCGGACCTGCCGGGGGTGTCATCGGCTGCCGTGCAGCCCGCCGCGCCGCGTGCGCTCACCCCGGACGACCGGATCGGCGGGGTGCCCGGCTCGAAGGCCTCCGTCGCCGTCATGTCCGGCGTCAACCGCAAAGGCCCGTGGACCGTGCCGCCGGAGCACACCAGCGTCGCGTTCTGGGGCGGCGTCGAGATGGACCTGCGCAGCGCCCGGTTCAGCGAACGGCACACCACCATCACCGCCGTCGCGATCATGGGCGGCATCGACATCGTGGTGCCCGACGACATCATCGTCGAGGTCACCGGCGTCGGTTTCATGGGAGCGTTCGAGAGCCAGGACCGCGGCGGCGCGTCCACGCAGCCCCCGCCGCCGGGCGCGCCGGTCGTCAAGGTCACCGGGCTCGCGTTCTGGGGCGCGGTCACGGTCGTGCGCAAGCCGCGGAAGGGCCAGGGGCAGATCGAGGGCTGA
- a CDS encoding MerR family transcriptional regulator, with protein MSYSIAEAARRSGLSIDTLRYYERIKLLDPPARDTAGRRAYSDADLAWLEFLTKLRTTGMPIKMMREYAQLRAAGDASAGRRRAILLEQRRSVAERIAELQACMDVLNYKIENYDRICARVPGGVVREEISA; from the coding sequence ATGAGCTACTCGATAGCGGAAGCCGCACGTCGCAGCGGGCTGTCGATCGACACCCTCCGCTACTACGAGCGCATCAAACTCCTCGACCCGCCCGCCAGGGACACCGCGGGCAGGCGGGCCTACTCCGACGCCGACCTCGCGTGGCTGGAGTTCCTCACCAAGCTCCGCACCACGGGCATGCCGATCAAGATGATGCGGGAGTACGCGCAGCTGCGCGCCGCCGGTGACGCCAGCGCCGGCCGCCGCCGCGCGATCCTGCTCGAACAGCGCCGGTCGGTCGCCGAGCGCATCGCCGAACTCCAGGCCTGCATGGACGTCCTGAACTACAAGATCGAGAACTACGACCGCATCTGCGCCCGCGTCCCGGGCGGCGTGGTCCGGGAGGAGATCTCCGCGTGA
- a CDS encoding GNAT family N-acetyltransferase, whose protein sequence is MVLAMVMPPPRLDLARYRAPVWADVPARAGRKVRLRVITPADQRRLAGFDREAADTRRVGEYRHWAAHRAEADFHFAIETLRGGLVVGSLSATEADSPDRFSYGIGIGPQHRRCGYAGDAVITLLRFMFGERGYRKCEVSIYGGNVASLSMHAGLGFREEGRVRDTELSRDGVKYLVLMGITDTEFAEIHPDFPATSPRGRHWRPRGRHRDR, encoded by the coding sequence ATGGTGCTCGCGATGGTGATGCCTCCGCCCCGCCTCGACCTGGCGCGCTACCGCGCCCCGGTCTGGGCCGACGTGCCTGCGCGCGCCGGGCGGAAGGTGCGGCTGCGGGTGATCACGCCGGCCGATCAGCGCAGGCTGGCCGGGTTCGACCGGGAGGCCGCGGACACCCGCCGCGTCGGGGAGTACCGGCACTGGGCGGCGCACCGCGCCGAAGCCGACTTCCACTTCGCGATCGAGACCCTGCGCGGCGGTCTCGTGGTGGGCTCGCTGTCGGCCACCGAGGCGGATTCCCCGGACCGGTTCAGCTACGGCATCGGGATCGGGCCGCAGCACCGGCGCTGCGGTTACGCGGGCGACGCGGTGATCACGTTGCTGCGCTTCATGTTCGGTGAGCGCGGCTACCGGAAGTGCGAGGTCAGCATCTACGGCGGCAACGTGGCGTCGCTGTCGATGCACGCCGGGCTCGGCTTCCGCGAGGAGGGCCGCGTCCGGGACACCGAGCTGTCCCGCGACGGCGTCAAGTACCTGGTGCTGATGGGCATCACGGACACCGAGTTCGCGGAGATCCACCCGGACTTCCCGGCCACCAGCCCGCGGGGACGCCACTGGCGCCCCCGCGGACGGCACCGCGACCGCTAG
- the upp gene encoding uracil phosphoribosyltransferase: MDVLVVDHPLAKARLSTMRDARTDSAAFRAALHELTVMLIYEATREAPVRTERIHTPVARTDAYRLANPPLLVPVLRAGLGMADQAHKLIPEAQMGFVGLARDEETLQPTPYMESLPDDLSDRPVFVLDPMLATGGSMEYTIRLLTGRGATDVTAICALAAPEGIKHLEDSGLPVRVVTASIDERLNDSGFIVPGLGDAGDRQYGAR; encoded by the coding sequence ATGGACGTGCTTGTCGTCGATCACCCGCTGGCCAAGGCCAGGCTGTCGACCATGCGTGACGCCCGCACGGACAGCGCGGCCTTCCGGGCGGCCCTGCACGAGCTGACCGTCATGCTGATCTACGAGGCCACCCGCGAGGCGCCGGTGCGCACCGAGCGCATCCACACGCCGGTCGCCCGCACCGACGCGTACCGCCTCGCGAACCCGCCGCTGCTGGTGCCCGTCCTGCGCGCCGGGCTGGGCATGGCCGACCAGGCGCACAAGCTGATCCCCGAGGCGCAGATGGGTTTCGTCGGCCTGGCGCGCGACGAGGAGACCCTCCAGCCGACCCCGTACATGGAGTCGCTGCCCGACGACCTGTCCGACCGCCCGGTGTTCGTCCTCGACCCGATGCTCGCCACCGGCGGCTCGATGGAGTACACGATCCGGCTGCTGACCGGCCGCGGCGCCACCGACGTCACCGCGATCTGCGCACTCGCCGCGCCGGAGGGGATCAAGCACCTGGAGGACAGCGGCCTGCCGGTCCGCGTGGTCACCGCGAGCATCGACGAACGGCTCAACGACTCCGGCTTCATCGTTCCTGGCCTGGGCGACGCGGGTGATCGTCAGTACGGTGCCCGCTGA
- a CDS encoding carbohydrate ABC transporter permease, translated as MRRRLGPASLTTATWVVAILFVFPLIWMVLTAFKQEADAYTDPPRIAFTPTLDQFASIFERGFLPYLGNSAFVTILSTLIVLLLGVPAAYALSLAPVPKTSNVLGFFLSTKMLPVVAAIIPLYVISQRTQLLDNVWALVILYTAMNLPLAIWMMRSFFLEVPTEMIEAGRVDGASLPTLLYRVILPVVAPGIAATALICVIFSWTEFFYAVNLTAARAGTVPVFLVGFITSEGLYWAQLSAAALLASLPVMIVGWIAQNHLVRGLSMGAVK; from the coding sequence CTGCGCAGGCGGCTCGGTCCCGCCTCACTGACCACCGCGACGTGGGTGGTCGCGATCCTCTTCGTGTTCCCGCTGATCTGGATGGTGCTGACCGCCTTCAAGCAGGAGGCCGACGCCTACACCGATCCGCCGCGGATCGCGTTCACCCCGACGCTGGACCAGTTCGCCAGCATCTTCGAGCGCGGGTTCCTGCCCTACCTGGGCAACTCCGCGTTCGTGACGATCCTGTCCACGCTGATCGTGCTGCTCCTGGGCGTCCCGGCGGCGTACGCGCTGTCGCTCGCCCCGGTGCCCAAGACCAGCAACGTGCTCGGGTTCTTCCTGTCCACGAAGATGCTGCCGGTCGTGGCCGCGATCATCCCGCTGTACGTCATCTCGCAGCGAACTCAGCTGCTGGACAACGTGTGGGCGCTGGTCATCCTCTACACGGCGATGAACCTGCCGCTGGCGATCTGGATGATGCGCTCGTTCTTCCTCGAGGTGCCCACCGAGATGATCGAGGCCGGGCGCGTCGACGGGGCGAGCCTCCCGACACTGCTGTACCGGGTGATCCTGCCCGTGGTCGCGCCCGGCATCGCGGCGACCGCGTTGATCTGCGTCATCTTCTCGTGGACCGAGTTCTTCTACGCGGTCAACCTGACGGCGGCGCGGGCCGGCACGGTGCCGGTGTTCCTCGTCGGCTTCATCACCAGCGAGGGCCTGTACTGGGCGCAGCTGTCGGCGGCCGCGCTGCTGGCCTCGCTGCCGGTGATGATCGTCGGGTGGATCGCGCAGAACCACCTGGTCCGCGGCCTGTCGATGGGCGCGGTGAAGTAG
- a CDS encoding TetR/AcrR family transcriptional regulator: MTASETRLRADAQRNRDQIVAAARQVFAAAGPDVPMEEIARAAGVGVGTLYRRFPDREALIRAVARESFAQVLADAREAAAEEPSAFDALVRVVGRSHQLQASVQLALVSERAREILKGDPETAASRDALIAELDAIVQAAQAEGSIRADVGTGDVAILFSLVLRQPPAVDDPALLAFERAAAIMLDGLRSSPGSPLPGRPITGEDLRIS; this comes from the coding sequence ATGACGGCTTCGGAAACGCGGCTGCGCGCGGACGCCCAGCGCAACCGCGACCAGATCGTCGCCGCCGCCCGCCAGGTGTTCGCCGCAGCGGGACCGGACGTGCCGATGGAGGAGATCGCACGCGCCGCGGGAGTCGGCGTCGGCACGCTCTACCGGCGCTTCCCCGACCGGGAGGCGCTGATCCGGGCCGTCGCGCGGGAGAGCTTCGCGCAGGTCCTCGCCGACGCGCGGGAAGCCGCGGCCGAGGAACCCTCGGCGTTCGACGCGCTGGTGCGCGTCGTCGGGCGGTCGCACCAGCTGCAGGCCAGCGTCCAGCTCGCGCTGGTTTCCGAGCGGGCGAGGGAAATCCTCAAGGGCGACCCGGAAACCGCCGCGTCCCGCGACGCGCTGATCGCCGAGCTGGACGCGATCGTGCAGGCGGCGCAGGCCGAGGGGTCGATCCGCGCCGACGTCGGGACCGGCGACGTCGCCATCCTGTTTTCCCTGGTGCTGCGCCAGCCGCCGGCGGTGGACGACCCCGCGCTGCTGGCCTTCGAACGCGCCGCGGCGATCATGCTGGACGGGCTCCGGTCGAGCCCCGGAAGCCCGTTGCCGGGCCGTCCGATCACCGGCGAGGACCTCCGGATTTCTTGA
- a CDS encoding ferredoxin, with amino-acid sequence MRIVADTDLCIGAGQCVLTDPAVFDQDDDGTVVVLVEHPEGGQVDSAREAVKLCPAMALSLQE; translated from the coding sequence ATGCGCATCGTCGCGGACACCGATCTCTGCATCGGCGCGGGCCAGTGCGTGCTGACCGACCCGGCGGTGTTCGACCAGGACGACGACGGCACGGTCGTGGTCCTGGTCGAACACCCCGAGGGCGGGCAGGTGGACAGCGCCCGCGAAGCGGTCAAGCTGTGCCCCGCCATGGCGCTGTCCCTGCAGGAGTAG
- a CDS encoding cytochrome P450, with protein MTAQLPATLPITRGCPYAPPDEHRRLRDEAPIQRVTLPSGETAWAITRHEDIRAMLTDPRFSSDRRNPNFPLLVKGQRINTGFRASLIGMDPPEHGPARRKVVGEFTVRRMEALRPRIQEIVDQHIDAMLAGPKPADLVKALSLPVPSLVICEQLGVPYADHEFFQLHSSRLLSRVTPPAERKASIDALRDYLGELIERKAQEPADDLLSRQLDKQDDREELVSLAFLLLVAGHETTANMISLGTMAFLERPEDIRKIQEDPSKTLPAVEELLRYFTIAEFAVSRVAVEDVELGGVLIKAGEGVVPLSNLANRDPDAFDHPEELDIERGARHHLAFGFGAHQCLGQNLARMELQIVFDTLFRRIPGLRPAVPLDSLPFKDDASVYGIHEFPVTW; from the coding sequence GTGACCGCTCAGCTTCCCGCCACACTGCCCATCACCCGCGGCTGCCCGTACGCGCCGCCGGATGAGCACCGCAGACTGCGGGACGAGGCGCCGATCCAGCGGGTGACGCTGCCCAGCGGCGAGACGGCGTGGGCGATCACCCGGCACGAGGACATCCGGGCGATGCTGACCGACCCGCGGTTCAGCTCCGACCGGCGCAACCCGAACTTCCCGCTGCTGGTCAAGGGACAGCGGATCAACACCGGCTTCCGCGCGTCGCTGATCGGCATGGACCCGCCGGAACACGGCCCGGCACGGCGCAAGGTGGTCGGCGAGTTCACGGTGCGGCGGATGGAGGCGCTGCGCCCGCGCATCCAGGAGATCGTCGACCAGCACATCGACGCGATGCTCGCCGGCCCCAAACCGGCCGACCTGGTGAAAGCGCTCTCCCTGCCGGTGCCGTCACTGGTCATCTGCGAGCAGCTCGGCGTCCCGTACGCCGACCACGAGTTCTTCCAGCTGCACTCGTCCCGCCTGCTCAGCCGGGTCACGCCGCCCGCGGAACGCAAGGCGTCGATCGACGCGCTGCGCGACTACCTGGGCGAGCTGATCGAGCGGAAGGCGCAGGAACCGGCCGACGACCTGCTGAGCCGCCAGCTCGACAAGCAGGACGACCGCGAAGAGCTGGTCAGCCTGGCGTTCCTGCTGCTCGTCGCCGGGCACGAGACCACAGCGAACATGATCTCGCTGGGCACCATGGCGTTCCTGGAGCGCCCGGAGGACATCCGGAAGATCCAGGAGGACCCGTCGAAGACACTGCCCGCGGTCGAGGAACTGCTGCGGTACTTCACGATCGCCGAGTTCGCGGTCTCCCGCGTGGCGGTGGAGGACGTCGAGCTCGGCGGCGTGCTCATCAAGGCCGGCGAGGGCGTGGTGCCGCTGAGCAACCTCGCCAACCGCGACCCGGACGCGTTCGACCACCCCGAGGAGCTGGACATCGAGCGGGGCGCGCGGCACCACCTCGCGTTCGGCTTCGGCGCGCACCAGTGCCTCGGCCAGAACCTCGCGCGGATGGAGCTGCAGATCGTGTTCGACACCCTGTTCCGGCGGATCCCCGGCCTGCGGCCTGCCGTGCCGCTGGACTCCCTGCCGTTCAAGGACGACGCGAGCGTCTACGGTATCCACGAGTTCCCGGTGACCTGGTAG
- a CDS encoding aldehyde dehydrogenase family protein gives MPAFEYAPAPESRDLANLKPSYRPFIDGEFVDGGGEPLKTVNPATEEVLAEVSTASAADIDTAVKAARKAFEKTWGPMPGSERAKYLFRIARLIQERSRELAVLETLDNGKPIKESRDSDLPLVAAHFFYHAGWADKLDYAGYGPDPKPLGVAGQIIPWNFPLLMLAWKIAPALATGNTVVLKPAETTPLTALVFGEICQQAGLPPGVVNILPGAGDVGARLVEHPGIDKIAFTGSTEVGKLIQRQVAGTPKRLTLELGGKAANVVFDDAPLDQAVEGIVNGIFFNQGHVCCAGSRLLAQESVAEELLDKLRHRISTLRLGDPLDKNTDVGAINSAEQLTRIRELADSGEAEGAQRWTSPCPVPDRGFFFAPTVFSGVHQSMRIAREEIFGPVLSVLTFRTPDEAVAKANNTPYGLSAGIWSEKGSRILWTANRLRAGVVWANTFNRFDPAAPFGGYQESGFGREGGRTGLEGYLSV, from the coding sequence ATGCCTGCCTTCGAGTACGCGCCCGCGCCCGAGTCGCGCGACCTGGCGAACCTCAAGCCCAGCTACCGGCCGTTCATCGACGGCGAGTTCGTCGACGGCGGCGGCGAGCCGCTCAAGACCGTCAACCCGGCCACCGAGGAGGTCCTCGCCGAAGTCTCGACCGCGAGCGCCGCCGACATCGACACCGCGGTGAAGGCCGCGCGCAAGGCGTTCGAGAAGACGTGGGGCCCGATGCCGGGCAGCGAGCGCGCGAAGTACCTGTTCCGCATCGCGCGGCTGATCCAGGAACGCTCGCGTGAGCTGGCTGTGCTGGAGACGCTGGACAACGGCAAGCCGATCAAGGAGTCCCGCGACTCGGACCTGCCGCTGGTCGCGGCGCACTTCTTCTACCACGCGGGCTGGGCCGACAAGCTCGACTACGCCGGCTACGGGCCGGACCCGAAGCCGCTGGGCGTCGCCGGGCAGATCATCCCGTGGAACTTCCCGCTGCTGATGCTGGCGTGGAAGATCGCGCCCGCGCTGGCCACCGGCAACACCGTGGTGCTCAAGCCGGCCGAGACGACCCCGCTCACGGCGCTGGTGTTCGGCGAGATCTGCCAGCAGGCCGGGCTGCCGCCGGGGGTGGTGAACATCCTGCCGGGCGCCGGGGACGTCGGCGCACGGCTGGTCGAGCACCCGGGCATCGACAAGATCGCGTTCACCGGCTCGACCGAGGTCGGCAAGCTCATCCAGCGCCAGGTCGCGGGCACGCCCAAGCGGCTCACGCTGGAGCTGGGCGGGAAGGCCGCGAACGTGGTCTTCGACGACGCGCCGCTGGACCAGGCCGTCGAGGGCATCGTCAACGGCATCTTCTTCAACCAGGGCCACGTGTGCTGCGCCGGTTCGCGGCTGCTCGCGCAGGAATCCGTCGCCGAGGAGCTGCTGGACAAGCTGCGGCACCGGATCTCCACACTGCGGCTGGGCGACCCGCTGGACAAGAACACCGACGTCGGCGCGATCAACTCGGCCGAGCAGCTGACCAGGATCCGCGAACTGGCCGACTCCGGCGAGGCCGAGGGCGCGCAGCGGTGGACCAGCCCGTGCCCGGTGCCCGACCGCGGGTTCTTCTTCGCGCCCACGGTGTTCTCCGGCGTGCACCAGTCGATGCGGATCGCGCGCGAGGAGATCTTCGGGCCGGTGCTGTCGGTGCTCACGTTCCGCACGCCGGACGAGGCGGTCGCGAAGGCCAACAACACGCCCTACGGGCTGTCCGCCGGGATCTGGAGCGAGAAGGGCTCGCGGATCCTGTGGACGGCGAACCGGCTGCGCGCCGGGGTGGTCTGGGCCAACACGTTCAACCGCTTCGACCCGGCGGCGCCGTTCGGCGGCTACCAGGAGTCGGGCTTCGGCCGCGAGGGTGGCCGCACCGGTCTGGAGGGGTACCTCAGTGTCTGA
- the deoC gene encoding deoxyribose-phosphate aldolase — protein MSAPTLPAALADATRDDASLRRFLHGLPGVDQVGVEARATALATRSIKKSSKLWAIDTAISMVDLTTLEGADTHGKVRALTAKARRPDPERPDTPQVAAVCVYPDLVATAVDGLKGTGIGVASVATAFPSGRSSRQVKLADVALAVESGATEVDMVIDRGAFLEGRYGEVFEEIQAVKAACGDAHLKVILETGELVTYDNVRRASWLALLAGGDFIKTSTGKVSPAATLPVTHVMLQAVRDWFTTTGELRGVKPAGGIRTTKDAIKYLVAVHEVAGEQWLTPELFRFGASSLLNDLLLQRRTQHDGHYSGPDYVAVD, from the coding sequence GTGAGCGCACCCACCCTGCCGGCCGCTCTCGCCGACGCCACCCGCGACGACGCGAGCCTCCGGCGCTTCCTGCACGGCCTGCCCGGTGTGGACCAGGTCGGGGTCGAAGCCCGGGCCACCGCCCTGGCCACCCGCAGCATCAAGAAGTCCAGCAAGCTCTGGGCCATCGACACCGCGATCTCGATGGTCGACCTCACCACGCTCGAGGGCGCCGACACGCACGGCAAGGTCCGCGCGCTGACCGCGAAGGCGCGGCGTCCCGACCCGGAGCGGCCGGACACGCCGCAGGTCGCCGCGGTGTGCGTGTACCCGGACCTCGTCGCGACGGCCGTCGACGGGCTCAAGGGCACCGGCATCGGCGTCGCGAGCGTCGCCACGGCCTTCCCGTCGGGGCGGTCGTCCCGGCAGGTGAAGCTCGCCGACGTGGCGCTGGCCGTGGAGTCCGGCGCGACCGAGGTCGACATGGTGATCGACCGGGGCGCGTTCCTCGAAGGCCGCTACGGCGAGGTGTTCGAGGAGATCCAGGCCGTCAAGGCCGCCTGTGGCGACGCGCACCTGAAGGTCATCCTGGAGACCGGCGAGCTGGTCACCTACGACAACGTGCGCCGCGCCTCCTGGCTGGCCCTGCTGGCGGGCGGCGACTTCATCAAGACCTCCACCGGCAAGGTCTCCCCCGCCGCGACGCTGCCCGTCACGCACGTGATGCTGCAGGCCGTCCGCGACTGGTTCACCACCACCGGCGAGCTGCGCGGTGTCAAGCCGGCCGGCGGCATCCGCACCACCAAGGACGCGATCAAGTACCTCGTCGCCGTGCACGAGGTCGCGGGCGAGCAGTGGCTCACGCCGGAGCTGTTCCGCTTCGGCGCGTCCAGCCTGCTCAACGACCTGCTGCTGCAGCGGCGCACCCAGCACGACGGCCACTACAGCGGCCCCGACTACGTGGCGGTGGACTGA